One window of the Candidatus Chryseobacterium colombiense genome contains the following:
- a CDS encoding phosphatase PAP2 family protein — translation MAAQNSDTIKTDEVKKDSAIVLNTKENALNYKKLIIPTALIGYGVASLSVKNLKKLNFSTRDEINEHKPDHIKLDNYTQFAPAVLVYGLNAAGVEGKHNFRDRTIIYGTSMLITSAFVVPLKHIVKEERPDQSNNLSFPSGHTAIAFASAQFMFREYKDTNFLLAISGYSLAAFTGVYRMLNDKHWFGDVVGGAGFGILSTELAYWLYPKINTLLGGKNKNSATMVMPYYQNKTVGIGFVKNF, via the coding sequence ATGGCAGCTCAAAATAGTGATACTATAAAGACTGATGAGGTAAAGAAGGACAGCGCAATTGTTTTAAATACAAAAGAAAACGCTTTAAACTATAAAAAATTAATCATTCCGACAGCACTTATCGGATATGGAGTGGCGAGCTTAAGCGTGAAAAATCTGAAAAAATTAAACTTCTCTACAAGGGATGAAATCAATGAACATAAACCCGATCATATTAAGCTTGATAATTATACCCAGTTTGCTCCTGCCGTATTGGTTTACGGATTAAATGCAGCTGGAGTGGAAGGAAAACACAACTTCAGGGACAGGACTATCATTTACGGAACCTCTATGCTGATAACCTCTGCCTTTGTCGTTCCATTAAAGCATATTGTAAAAGAAGAACGGCCGGATCAGTCCAACAACCTTTCTTTTCCTTCCGGTCATACGGCTATTGCATTTGCATCTGCACAGTTTATGTTCAGAGAATATAAAGACACCAATTTTTTATTAGCAATTTCAGGATATTCTTTGGCTGCTTTCACAGGAGTTTACCGTATGCTGAACGATAAGCATTGGTTTGGAGATGTTGTTGGGGGAGCCGGATTTGGGATTCTTTCAACGGAACTGGCGTATTGGTTATATCCTAAAATCAATACTCTTTTAGGCGGGAAAAATAAAAACTCAGCAACAATGGTAATGCCTTATTATCAGAATAAAACGGTGGGAATTGGCTTTGTTAAAAACTTTTAA
- a CDS encoding efflux RND transporter periplasmic adaptor subunit, producing the protein MKQIVLFMIMSFIVFSCKNTGENTPAAPETEPKPKTMVTIAYPSDTVQLNNTITLNATATYLLKSDVKANSTGYITKMTIKLADHVGKGSVLFGLQTKEARALGNTINKLDPSFRFNGATTVTSPATGYVAMVNHQIGDYVQDGEVLATITDASSFGFVMDVPYEYLQIIKQKNSLPITLPDGRTLDGKIAKIMPSVDPVSQTVKVLLHVPDSTIPENLIGTVNFSKTSVYGLSVSKMAVVSDETQSSFWVMKLINDTTAVKTEITKGVETDKYIQIKSGNLTTKDRVITSGNFGLGDTAIVKIQKP; encoded by the coding sequence ATGAAACAGATAGTCCTCTTTATGATCATGTCCTTCATCGTTTTCAGTTGTAAAAACACCGGAGAAAATACTCCTGCAGCTCCTGAAACAGAACCTAAGCCTAAAACAATGGTTACCATTGCTTATCCTTCAGATACGGTACAGCTTAATAATACCATTACGCTCAATGCAACGGCGACTTATTTATTAAAATCTGATGTAAAAGCCAACAGCACGGGGTATATTACAAAAATGACCATAAAACTGGCTGATCATGTGGGTAAGGGTTCTGTGCTTTTCGGTTTGCAGACTAAGGAAGCAAGAGCATTAGGAAATACAATCAATAAACTGGATCCTTCTTTTCGTTTTAACGGAGCAACGACGGTTACAAGCCCGGCAACAGGATATGTCGCTATGGTAAACCATCAGATCGGAGATTATGTTCAGGATGGAGAAGTTTTGGCAACGATTACAGATGCAAGCAGTTTTGGTTTTGTAATGGATGTGCCTTATGAATATTTACAGATTATAAAGCAGAAAAATAGCTTACCAATTACTCTTCCGGATGGAAGAACACTGGACGGGAAGATCGCGAAAATCATGCCTTCTGTAGATCCCGTTTCTCAAACTGTGAAAGTTTTGCTGCATGTTCCCGACAGTACCATTCCTGAAAACCTCATCGGAACGGTCAATTTTTCTAAAACCTCGGTATATGGATTATCCGTATCTAAAATGGCCGTGGTAAGCGATGAAACCCAGTCTTCCTTTTGGGTGATGAAGTTAATCAATGATACAACTGCCGTAAAAACAGAGATTACAAAAGGAGTGGAAACGGATAAATACATCCAGATTAAATCCGGTAATCTGACGACAAAAGACAGAGTAATTACCTCAGGAAACTTCGGATTGGGCGATACGGCTATTGTTAAAATACAAAAACCCTGA
- a CDS encoding TonB-dependent receptor, whose protein sequence is MIKRLIFLSLFLFSFFFSAQNKTGNISGNITSIEDEPLELVSISLIELNKSTLTDIKGNFNFSQVAPGNYTIKIQMLGLKEQQIPIEVKEDENTPVNYKLAKENILALQEVRIVGNNSKITRKESPYVAKLPIKYLENPQVYNTVPKELITQQMAVDLGSVSKNVPGAGIPMIANQGRVTFRSRGFETEPNARNGVAGAAFSFLDNANLERIEAIKGPSTTLFGTQVSSSYGGLYNRVTKKPYNGTGGEVSYTGGSWNFNRLTFDANTPINGDKTALLRLNGATTFEKSFQDNGFTNSLALAPSFSYQINDRLSLLFDVEFGIAKGTSVVRFNPYTKSNKIQSIEDINFPYKRTFLGDDITYSTQMMNIFGQLNYKISSSWTSQTIFSRARSTINGYITALNGKSDTTIQPSVIVGNTNFIATNLQQNFIGDFYIGKFRNRMVVGLDYYNNFNNFDRVTVNAPAVDFINTPSTYRVTRDMLDTLTNTGTPRKEKSSDDTYAAYVSDVFDITDRLKIMASLRVDNFHYNGVYNILTGETAGGLSVSGLQAGPYTQTALSHKSGLIYELLKNKLSLFGNYLNGFFNISGVDKNGNNFIPQKGNQLEFGAKSDLFSHRLVGTISYYDIKVDHVLRADPDDANFSIQDGSQYSKGVEIDITANPMAGLNIIVGYAYNDSKFTKSDASVLNLRPAASGPQNMYNFWVSYSLTKGKFSGLGAGFGGNIGSMSYQTNTQTAKVIIPSYKMFDASIFYDRPKYRLGLKIDNITSEKAWSVRLTPQAPIRFLGSISLKF, encoded by the coding sequence ATGATTAAACGATTAATATTTTTATCCTTATTTCTTTTCAGCTTTTTCTTTTCAGCGCAAAATAAAACAGGAAACATATCCGGAAATATTACTTCTATCGAAGACGAACCGCTGGAACTTGTTTCCATATCTCTGATCGAACTTAATAAAAGTACACTTACCGATATTAAGGGAAACTTTAATTTTTCTCAGGTAGCTCCGGGAAATTATACCATTAAAATACAGATGCTTGGTCTTAAAGAACAGCAGATTCCCATTGAAGTTAAGGAAGATGAAAATACTCCGGTCAATTATAAACTGGCAAAGGAAAATATTCTCGCATTGCAGGAAGTAAGAATTGTCGGAAATAACTCTAAAATAACCCGAAAAGAAAGTCCGTATGTGGCGAAACTGCCTATTAAATATTTAGAAAACCCGCAGGTTTACAATACCGTTCCCAAAGAATTAATTACTCAGCAAATGGCAGTTGATCTGGGAAGTGTTTCAAAAAATGTTCCAGGGGCAGGTATTCCGATGATTGCCAATCAGGGAAGAGTCACTTTCCGTTCCCGCGGATTTGAAACTGAACCTAATGCAAGAAACGGTGTTGCAGGAGCAGCATTTTCATTTTTAGACAATGCCAACTTAGAGAGAATTGAGGCTATTAAAGGACCGTCGACCACATTATTCGGAACTCAGGTTTCGAGCAGTTATGGTGGTTTATACAACAGAGTCACCAAGAAACCTTATAACGGAACCGGTGGGGAAGTAAGCTACACCGGCGGAAGCTGGAATTTCAACAGACTTACTTTTGATGCCAATACCCCGATCAACGGAGATAAAACGGCATTACTGAGATTAAACGGAGCAACAACCTTCGAAAAAAGCTTTCAGGATAACGGCTTTACAAACAGTTTAGCACTTGCTCCAAGCTTTTCATATCAGATCAATGACAGATTATCTTTATTATTTGATGTGGAGTTTGGGATTGCAAAAGGAACTTCGGTAGTACGTTTCAATCCGTACACAAAAAGTAACAAAATTCAGTCGATTGAAGATATCAACTTTCCTTATAAAAGAACTTTCTTAGGAGATGATATCACCTACTCTACTCAAATGATGAATATTTTCGGGCAGCTCAACTACAAAATATCATCTTCATGGACTTCCCAAACCATATTTTCCCGGGCCAGATCTACCATCAATGGTTACATCACAGCACTGAACGGTAAATCGGATACCACGATTCAGCCCAGTGTAATTGTAGGAAATACTAATTTTATTGCAACTAATTTACAGCAAAACTTTATCGGTGATTTCTACATCGGAAAATTCCGAAACAGAATGGTTGTAGGACTGGATTATTATAATAATTTTAATAATTTCGACAGGGTAACGGTGAATGCTCCGGCTGTAGATTTTATAAATACTCCAAGTACATACAGAGTAACGAGAGACATGTTGGATACCCTTACGAACACAGGCACTCCAAGAAAAGAAAAAAGCAGTGATGATACCTATGCCGCATACGTTTCAGATGTTTTTGATATTACTGACCGTTTAAAGATAATGGCCAGCTTAAGGGTTGATAACTTCCATTACAATGGGGTGTATAATATTCTGACCGGCGAAACAGCAGGTGGTCTTAGTGTGAGCGGTTTGCAGGCAGGACCTTATACTCAAACAGCTTTGTCCCACAAATCCGGTTTAATTTATGAGCTTTTAAAAAATAAACTGTCTTTATTTGGAAACTACCTGAATGGATTCTTTAACATCAGCGGCGTCGATAAAAACGGAAACAATTTTATTCCTCAAAAAGGAAACCAACTGGAATTCGGAGCAAAATCAGACTTGTTTAGTCACAGACTTGTCGGTACCATCAGTTATTATGATATTAAAGTTGATCATGTTTTAAGAGCAGATCCTGATGATGCTAATTTTTCTATTCAGGATGGTTCTCAGTACAGCAAAGGGGTAGAAATAGATATTACCGCAAATCCAATGGCTGGTCTGAATATTATTGTCGGATATGCTTATAATGACAGTAAATTCACAAAATCTGATGCTTCGGTTCTGAACTTACGCCCCGCTGCTTCGGGACCTCAGAATATGTACAATTTCTGGGTGAGCTATTCCCTTACAAAAGGTAAATTCAGTGGTTTGGGAGCTGGTTTTGGCGGAAACATCGGAAGCATGTCTTATCAGACCAATACACAAACTGCCAAAGTGATCATTCCTTCCTATAAAATGTTTGATGCAAGTATTTTCTATGACCGACCGAAATACAGATTAGGTTTAAAAATAGACAATATTACCAGTGAAAAAGCATGGTCTGTAAGACTTACCCCTCAAGCTCCGATCAGATTCCTGGGAAGTATTTCGCTAAAATTTTAA
- a CDS encoding efflux RND transporter permease subunit, with amino-acid sequence MKKSFFVTYKSPLLVLIFLILAGGIYSYTKIQSALFPQITFPKIKIIADAGQQPVNQMTVGVTKILEGAVKKVPDLQILKSTTSRGSCEISAFMDWNVNVDLAKQQIESSINEVRNQLPPDVNISVEKMNPSILPVMGYSLNSNIKDPIELKQLALYTIKPFLSQVPGVSEVRIIGGQDKEFRVVMDQAMMARLKITPASVEQAINTTNFIKSNGYSSDFRYLYLTLTDAQIRNESQLKNLVVSNNGNRIILLGDIAQINVHNAKQYIKVNANGQESILIAIIQQPNANVVDVTKAMEAKLAELQKTLPKDVVIKPYYVQADFVNDSIKSVTDALWIGLILAIIVAVIFLRSWKASAVILITIPITLSLTMLVLYATGQTFNIMTLGAIAAAIGLIIDDAIVVVEQIHRTHEEHPEESSKKLVQKAINYLLKAMVGSSLSTIVIFVPFILMSGVAGAYFKVMTDTMIITLICSFFATWILLPIVYLLLSAKSKSQNLQHHDVRERKWVGFFIKRPLYSYLFIGLLIVLMVLILPNISTGFLPEMDEGSIVLDYNSPPGTSLEETDRELKEVEKILTSTPEVEAYSRRTGTQMGFFITEPNRGDYLIQLKKDRNKTTNEVTDDIRAKIDASGLPLTVDFGQVIGDMLGDLMSSVQPIEIKVFGTDHKVIEDYSQKIAGIVSKVNGTADVFDGIVIAGPSIVVTPKLPVLAQYGISLPDFQNQLQANLDGNVAGNIFDNVQYTPIRLLFNEKSNASLSEINNSMISLPNGTLKPLSEFATVNVVKGSAEVNREDLQTLGIVTARLDNGNLGGTIQEIQKQISQKIKLPSGYSIVYGGAYAEQQQSFKELLIILIVSSLLVFSVMLFLFRNVLVALIILFISVLGISGGILLLYLTNTPLNVGSYTGLIMMVGIIGENAIFTYLQFHESLETKSKEQAVIYAISTRLRPKLMTALGAIIALMPLALGIGTGAQMHQPLAIAVIGGFIVALPLLLIVLPTLLSKINFKEEKQIDTSPTE; translated from the coding sequence ATGAAAAAATCATTTTTTGTAACCTATAAAAGTCCCCTGCTTGTACTGATATTTTTAATATTGGCAGGAGGTATTTACTCTTATACGAAAATTCAGTCCGCTTTATTTCCGCAGATCACCTTTCCGAAAATAAAAATTATTGCGGATGCAGGGCAACAGCCTGTCAATCAAATGACAGTAGGCGTTACAAAGATTTTGGAAGGTGCTGTAAAAAAAGTTCCCGATCTGCAAATTTTAAAAAGTACTACCAGTAGAGGAAGCTGTGAAATTTCAGCATTTATGGACTGGAATGTGAATGTAGATCTTGCCAAACAACAGATAGAAAGCAGTATTAACGAAGTCAGAAATCAGTTGCCTCCAGATGTCAATATCTCGGTAGAAAAAATGAATCCGTCTATCCTTCCTGTGATGGGCTATTCATTAAACTCGAATATAAAAGATCCGATTGAGCTGAAACAACTGGCGCTTTATACCATCAAACCTTTTCTTTCGCAGGTTCCGGGAGTAAGCGAAGTACGGATTATCGGCGGTCAGGATAAAGAATTCCGTGTGGTAATGGATCAGGCGATGATGGCAAGATTAAAGATCACTCCCGCTTCCGTAGAACAGGCTATCAATACCACCAATTTTATTAAATCCAACGGGTATTCTTCTGATTTCCGGTATCTTTATTTAACGCTTACCGATGCACAAATCCGGAATGAAAGCCAATTAAAAAACCTTGTCGTAAGCAATAACGGGAACCGTATCATTTTATTGGGAGATATTGCCCAGATAAATGTTCATAATGCCAAACAATACATTAAAGTAAATGCCAACGGACAGGAAAGTATTTTGATTGCGATCATTCAGCAACCCAATGCAAATGTGGTGGATGTAACCAAAGCGATGGAAGCAAAGCTGGCGGAACTACAGAAAACATTGCCTAAAGATGTGGTCATAAAACCTTATTATGTTCAGGCAGATTTTGTGAATGATTCTATTAAAAGTGTTACCGATGCGTTATGGATCGGGTTAATACTTGCCATTATTGTGGCCGTTATTTTTCTTCGCTCATGGAAAGCAAGTGCTGTTATTCTCATTACCATCCCTATTACTTTAAGTTTAACGATGCTTGTTCTTTATGCAACAGGGCAGACTTTTAATATTATGACATTGGGAGCTATCGCCGCGGCCATCGGATTAATTATTGATGATGCCATTGTCGTTGTTGAACAAATTCACCGGACCCATGAAGAACATCCTGAAGAATCTTCTAAAAAGCTCGTTCAAAAAGCCATTAATTATCTACTAAAAGCAATGGTAGGCTCATCGCTGAGTACGATTGTCATATTTGTTCCTTTTATACTGATGAGCGGAGTTGCAGGTGCGTATTTCAAAGTCATGACGGATACCATGATCATTACGCTGATCTGTTCCTTTTTTGCAACCTGGATATTACTGCCCATTGTTTATTTATTGCTTTCGGCAAAATCAAAATCCCAAAATCTTCAGCATCATGATGTGCGGGAACGAAAATGGGTAGGATTTTTCATTAAAAGACCTTTGTACAGCTATTTATTCATAGGATTGCTTATTGTTTTAATGGTGCTTATTCTTCCCAATATCAGTACAGGATTTCTTCCGGAAATGGATGAAGGAAGTATTGTTTTAGATTACAATTCGCCACCTGGAACTTCCCTCGAGGAAACAGACAGAGAACTGAAAGAAGTAGAAAAGATCCTTACCTCGACTCCCGAAGTGGAAGCTTACAGCCGAAGAACAGGTACTCAGATGGGATTTTTCATTACTGAACCGAACAGAGGTGATTATTTAATTCAATTAAAAAAGGACAGAAACAAAACGACGAATGAAGTCACCGACGACATTCGTGCTAAAATTGATGCTTCGGGATTACCTTTAACTGTCGATTTCGGACAGGTGATCGGAGATATGCTCGGAGATCTGATGAGCAGTGTACAGCCTATTGAAATCAAGGTTTTTGGAACGGATCATAAAGTCATTGAAGATTATTCTCAAAAAATTGCAGGGATTGTAAGCAAAGTCAACGGGACTGCAGATGTCTTTGACGGAATCGTAATTGCGGGTCCTTCCATTGTGGTCACTCCCAAACTTCCTGTTTTGGCTCAATATGGTATTTCCTTACCTGATTTTCAGAATCAATTACAAGCTAATTTAGATGGAAATGTAGCCGGAAATATATTTGACAATGTCCAATATACGCCTATAAGACTTTTGTTTAATGAAAAAAGCAATGCGTCTTTAAGCGAGATTAATAACAGTATGATTTCTTTGCCCAACGGAACTTTAAAGCCATTAAGCGAATTTGCCACTGTTAATGTAGTTAAAGGTTCTGCGGAAGTAAACCGGGAAGATCTCCAGACCTTAGGAATTGTGACGGCAAGATTGGATAACGGAAATTTAGGAGGAACCATTCAGGAAATCCAAAAACAGATTTCTCAAAAGATAAAATTGCCAAGCGGATATTCCATCGTTTACGGCGGTGCATACGCAGAACAACAGCAATCGTTTAAAGAACTACTGATCATTCTGATTGTTTCAAGCTTATTGGTATTTTCTGTGATGCTGTTTTTATTTCGGAATGTTCTGGTAGCTCTTATTATTTTATTTATTTCCGTACTTGGAATTTCGGGTGGAATTTTGTTATTATACCTTACCAACACACCTCTGAATGTCGGAAGTTATACCGGACTGATCATGATGGTAGGAATTATCGGGGAAAATGCAATTTTTACGTATTTACAGTTTCATGAAAGCTTGGAAACAAAATCTAAGGAACAGGCGGTCATTTATGCAATCAGCACAAGGCTTCGTCCTAAATTAATGACCGCTTTAGGAGCCATTATCGCATTAATGCCATTGGCTCTGGGAATCGGAACCGGTGCACAAATGCACCAACCTTTAGCCATTGCAGTGATCGGAGGGTTTATTGTTGCTTTGCCGCTTTTGCTTATTGTATTGCCTACTTTGTTGAGCAAAATTAATTTTAAAGAAGAAAAGCAAATCGATACTTCCCCAACGGAATAA
- a CDS encoding outer membrane beta-barrel family protein encodes MKRISVLLATISVVLANAQTTNPETVKGKASDSIKGNQIKTLETVTITGKKAVVENKIDKIVYNVANDVTSQNGAAIDVLRKVPQVTVDADGNVELQGNPNVRFLINGKPSSIFGNSLADALASIPASQIKSIEAVTSPGAKYDAQGTGGIINIILNDSKVKGINGIVNGSLGTRFETGSLNVNYRNNNFSMNAFFSGNTQLKSRTPFSQDRISRDNQTHSQTRLMQDGYTDFQRHGYRTGVGFDWSINKSNTFSGSVSYNSFGNKSIGFINQEQYITDAAGNEQSILGYRNSDNRSNVNSVDGSLSYRKTFQKEGQELTADYVVSYGTPESSYIQTQSLYGAAFPYNGTSANNPGTDNSHNFSIDYVHPLTDNITFETGAKTILQHITNTTDVSVLNTFNQYEADPLQSYKLKYDMGIYAAYFSSTFKFFNWLDLRAGARYEYTTLKIDFPGTHIPSYGLFVPSLILSHKFENNGTLKLAYTRRVERPEYSELNPFLNISDPHNITTGNPALKPEIGDNMEFGYSKNFGNGGNISMTLVERINSQDLKQITTFYPVFTANGVEYTNVSVSSRDNIGKEYNSGGIVSASLPFFNNKLNLRGNLMIFHRYIVSHIYVGNLDMGMRYRFNLNLNYQLPNNFIVEAFGNYNSAAKNIQGKNPQSITYTLAGRKVFWNKKASIGFTMTNPFNKYIKQVTTVNTGDYDSYSVRQLPFRSFGISFSYKFGKTDIKKEKDINSDYLNEPSQGN; translated from the coding sequence GTGAAGCGAATATCAGTTCTTCTAGCCACCATATCCGTAGTATTAGCAAATGCACAAACAACAAACCCAGAAACTGTAAAAGGAAAAGCGAGTGATTCGATAAAAGGAAACCAGATCAAAACCCTTGAAACCGTTACCATTACCGGTAAAAAAGCAGTTGTAGAAAATAAAATAGATAAAATAGTTTATAATGTTGCGAATGATGTGACCTCACAAAACGGAGCTGCCATAGATGTTTTGAGAAAAGTACCTCAGGTAACCGTAGATGCAGATGGAAATGTAGAATTGCAGGGGAATCCGAATGTTAGATTTTTGATTAACGGAAAACCTTCCAGTATATTTGGGAACAGCCTTGCCGATGCGCTCGCTTCCATTCCGGCGAGTCAAATTAAAAGTATTGAAGCAGTTACGAGTCCGGGTGCAAAGTACGATGCACAGGGAACAGGAGGGATTATTAATATTATTTTAAATGACAGCAAAGTAAAAGGGATCAACGGAATTGTCAATGGTTCATTAGGAACACGATTTGAAACAGGTTCTCTAAATGTAAACTACAGAAATAATAATTTCAGCATGAATGCTTTTTTCAGTGGTAATACCCAGCTGAAATCAAGAACTCCTTTTTCACAGGATAGAATTTCCAGAGATAATCAAACTCATTCCCAAACAAGACTGATGCAGGATGGGTATACGGATTTTCAAAGACACGGCTATCGAACAGGGGTAGGATTTGATTGGTCAATTAATAAATCCAATACATTCAGCGGCTCTGTTTCTTACAATAGTTTTGGGAATAAAAGTATCGGTTTTATCAATCAGGAACAATATATTACAGATGCAGCCGGTAACGAACAGTCTATTCTGGGATACCGGAATTCAGATAACCGTTCCAACGTGAATTCTGTTGATGGAAGTTTAAGCTATAGAAAAACATTTCAGAAAGAAGGGCAGGAACTTACGGCAGATTATGTTGTGAGCTACGGAACACCTGAAAGCAGCTATATTCAGACCCAAAGTTTGTACGGAGCGGCTTTTCCTTACAACGGAACCTCAGCCAATAATCCGGGAACAGATAACAGTCACAATTTTTCTATCGATTATGTACATCCGCTTACGGATAATATCACCTTTGAAACGGGAGCAAAAACAATACTTCAGCATATTACGAATACCACCGATGTCAGTGTTTTGAATACTTTCAATCAGTATGAAGCAGATCCTTTGCAGTCTTATAAACTGAAATATGATATGGGAATTTATGCCGCTTATTTTTCTTCCACCTTTAAATTTTTTAACTGGCTGGATCTGAGAGCAGGAGCACGCTACGAATACACCACTTTGAAGATTGATTTTCCGGGAACACACATCCCGTCGTACGGCTTATTTGTCCCTTCTCTTATTCTATCTCATAAATTTGAGAATAACGGAACTTTAAAATTAGCCTATACAAGAAGGGTTGAAAGACCCGAGTATTCTGAATTAAATCCATTTTTAAACATCAGTGATCCTCATAATATTACCACCGGAAATCCTGCATTGAAGCCTGAAATTGGTGATAATATGGAATTCGGGTACAGCAAAAATTTTGGAAACGGAGGAAATATCTCTATGACGCTGGTGGAAAGGATTAACAGTCAGGATTTAAAACAGATCACAACATTTTATCCTGTTTTTACGGCCAACGGAGTGGAATATACCAATGTTTCAGTTTCTTCGAGAGATAATATCGGAAAAGAATATAATTCCGGAGGAATTGTTTCTGCCTCACTTCCTTTTTTCAATAATAAGCTGAATCTGCGTGGAAATTTAATGATATTTCACCGGTATATTGTAAGTCATATCTATGTTGGGAATCTTGATATGGGAATGCGTTACCGTTTTAACCTGAATCTGAATTATCAATTACCCAACAATTTTATTGTAGAAGCTTTTGGAAATTATAATTCTGCAGCGAAAAATATCCAGGGAAAAAATCCGCAGTCGATTACTTACACACTTGCAGGAAGAAAAGTGTTCTGGAATAAAAAAGCAAGTATAGGATTTACGATGACGAATCCTTTTAATAAATACATCAAGCAGGTAACAACAGTGAACACGGGAGATTATGATTCATATTCTGTGAGACAGTTGCCATTCCGTTCTTTCGGGATAAGTTTCAGCTATAAATTTGGAAAAACAGATATCAAAAAAGAAAAAGATATTAATAGTGATTATCTTAATGAGCCTTCTCAAGGAAATTAA
- a CDS encoding HD domain-containing protein, with protein sequence MNNLLQAVREYVIHFLTERLSAQLTFHNIEHTYEVVSAVLQISEKSVLSVEDRCALQVSAWFHDCGYAFCYKGHEEESKRIAQNFLGNLGCETDFIQKVLRCIGATQYPQNPSSEIEKIICDADMFHLTRTDYAKYEKALRLEFSTYLGLIFTDEEWQMENNDFLKNHQYFTEYGQQVLAKFKEVNVRLMNDSNQF encoded by the coding sequence ATGAATAATTTATTACAAGCCGTAAGAGAGTATGTAATTCATTTTCTTACAGAGAGGCTTTCCGCTCAACTGACTTTTCATAATATAGAACATACTTATGAAGTCGTATCTGCGGTGCTGCAGATAAGTGAAAAAAGTGTTCTTTCTGTAGAAGATCGTTGTGCATTGCAGGTTTCGGCTTGGTTTCACGATTGTGGCTATGCTTTTTGCTACAAAGGGCATGAAGAAGAAAGCAAAAGGATTGCCCAGAATTTTTTGGGAAATCTCGGTTGTGAAACTGATTTTATTCAAAAGGTTTTGCGATGTATAGGCGCTACTCAGTATCCTCAGAACCCTTCCTCAGAAATCGAAAAGATTATCTGTGATGCAGATATGTTTCATTTAACAAGAACAGATTACGCTAAATATGAAAAAGCTTTAAGACTGGAGTTCAGCACGTATCTTGGACTCATTTTTACAGATGAAGAATGGCAGATGGAGAATAATGATTTTCTAAAAAATCACCAATACTTTACGGAATACGGACAACAGGTTCTCGCAAAATTTAAAGAAGTCAATGTCCGGCTCATGAATGATTCCAATCAATTTTAA
- a CDS encoding EamA family transporter has translation MWFYYALLSALFAAFTAIFAKIGVSNINSNLATGIRTVVILILVWSVVFIKGEAKEIGSLSKFNILFLILSGAATGLSWLFYFKALQIGKVSQVASVDKLSVAIAILLSVLFFKETLTLKTAIGALLIIGGTILFAIK, from the coding sequence ATGTGGTTCTATTATGCATTATTATCCGCTCTGTTTGCTGCATTTACAGCTATTTTTGCTAAAATAGGAGTTTCTAATATCAATTCTAATCTGGCAACGGGAATCAGAACGGTCGTTATTCTGATTCTGGTTTGGAGTGTCGTTTTTATAAAAGGTGAAGCAAAAGAGATCGGTTCGTTATCTAAGTTTAATATTCTTTTTCTGATATTATCGGGAGCTGCAACAGGATTGTCCTGGCTGTTTTATTTTAAAGCCTTACAGATCGGGAAAGTTTCACAGGTAGCTTCTGTAGATAAGCTCAGTGTGGCAATTGCCATCCTTTTATCCGTTTTATTCTTTAAAGAAACCCTGACTTTGAAAACCGCAATAGGAGCTTTATTAATCATAGGCGGAACGATATTATTTGCTATAAAATAG